The following are encoded together in the uncultured Sphaerochaeta sp. genome:
- a CDS encoding C-GCAxxG-C-C family protein — protein sequence METTTTQYVKRAYAFREKGYNCAQAVACSFADVVGIDEKNLFIMSEAFGGGMGGHKATCGAVSGAVLIISLLTSGGSVEAATKQTSYNYAGEIVDGFLEQNGTLVCSELRGDESGIVLRTCDLCVEDVVVLLHKVLQKNGRIF from the coding sequence ATGGAAACAACAACTACGCAATATGTAAAGCGTGCCTACGCTTTCAGGGAGAAGGGTTACAACTGTGCACAGGCGGTTGCCTGCAGCTTTGCCGATGTCGTGGGAATCGACGAGAAGAACCTATTCATCATGAGCGAAGCCTTCGGCGGGGGTATGGGCGGCCATAAGGCAACTTGCGGAGCTGTCAGCGGAGCAGTGCTCATCATCAGCTTGCTTACCAGTGGTGGCAGTGTGGAAGCTGCAACAAAGCAGACTTCCTATAACTATGCAGGGGAGATAGTGGACGGTTTCCTTGAGCAGAACGGCACACTTGTATGCAGTGAACTCAGGGGTGATGAGAGTGGTATTGTGTTGCGAACTTGTGACCTGTGTGTTGAGGATGTTGTTGTTTTGTTGCATAAAGTGTTGCAAAAGAATGGAAGAATCTTTTAA
- the purE gene encoding 5-(carboxyamino)imidazole ribonucleotide mutase codes for MQTTQKNRVAVLLGSEHDAPLVEGAFTVLQELNIPFEAHILSAHRSSEATIQFAENAAGEGYAVLIAAAGKAAHLAGVLASRSLLPVIGIPLSASLDGMDALLSTVQMPTGYPVATVAIDGAANAALLAAQILALGDEALAFRIQERRREMAEKVAQADERFHRSFTPSR; via the coding sequence ATGCAAACAACCCAGAAAAACCGTGTGGCTGTGCTGCTTGGCAGCGAACATGATGCACCGTTGGTCGAAGGGGCCTTTACGGTCTTGCAAGAGTTGAATATTCCCTTTGAGGCACATATTCTCTCAGCACATAGAAGTAGTGAAGCTACCATCCAATTTGCTGAGAATGCAGCTGGAGAGGGATATGCCGTGCTTATTGCAGCGGCAGGAAAAGCTGCTCACCTTGCAGGGGTTCTGGCAAGTAGAAGCTTGCTTCCCGTCATAGGGATTCCCCTTTCAGCCTCACTCGATGGTATGGATGCCTTGCTGTCTACCGTACAGATGCCCACTGGCTACCCTGTGGCAACAGTTGCCATTGATGGGGCAGCCAATGCAGCACTGCTTGCTGCCCAGATTCTGGCCCTTGGCGATGAAGCCCTCGCTTTTCGCATACAAGAGCGCAGAAGAGAGATGGCCGAAAAGGTTGCCCAAGCTGATGAGCGTTTCCATAGGAGCTTTACCCCTAGCCGGTAA
- the purC gene encoding phosphoribosylaminoimidazolesuccinocarboxamide synthase: MQKRTMLYEGKAKRVYETDDKDLYIVSYKDDATAFNGKKRGSILGKGAINNKVTNHMMQLLEGNGIPTHFVEQLSDTDTLVKAVKIIPLEVIVRNIAAGSLSARLGLDEGVHLFTPVLEFCYKRDDLDDPMVNAYHIQALSLATDEQVQLITDYALHINGILCSYLEDLGITLVDFKLEFGMTSDGQILLSDEISPDTCRFWDTKTNRKLDKDRFRRDLGDVEAAYQEILSRLMGDA, encoded by the coding sequence ATGCAAAAGCGAACCATGCTCTACGAAGGGAAGGCGAAGCGTGTGTATGAGACTGATGACAAGGATTTGTACATCGTCTCCTACAAGGATGATGCCACGGCATTCAATGGAAAGAAGCGAGGCTCGATACTTGGCAAGGGGGCGATCAACAACAAGGTCACCAATCATATGATGCAGCTCTTGGAAGGGAATGGTATCCCAACCCACTTTGTCGAGCAGCTCAGCGACACCGATACCCTGGTAAAGGCAGTGAAGATCATCCCTCTAGAGGTGATCGTCCGAAATATTGCTGCCGGTTCCCTTTCCGCTCGTCTCGGTTTGGATGAGGGAGTGCATCTCTTTACCCCTGTCTTGGAATTCTGTTACAAGCGTGACGATCTGGATGATCCCATGGTGAACGCCTATCACATACAGGCTCTCTCTCTGGCAACAGATGAACAGGTGCAGCTGATCACCGATTATGCATTACATATCAATGGGATACTTTGTTCCTACCTTGAGGACTTGGGCATCACTCTGGTCGATTTCAAGTTGGAGTTTGGGATGACCTCTGATGGACAGATTCTCCTCAGCGATGAGATATCCCCCGATACCTGCAGGTTCTGGGATACAAAAACCAATAGGAAGCTGGACAAGGACCGCTTCAGAAGGGATCTTGGCGATGTGGAAGCAGCATATCAGGAGATATTGTCACGCCTGATGGGAGATGCCTGA
- the purF gene encoding amidophosphoribosyltransferase: MTSLNEACGVFGIYSPSKVAVNHACFKGLYALQHRGQEGCGIAFNCEGVLSVVKDVGLVADVFEYPPELPSYCSRMAIAHTRYGTSGERSPENIQPLIFHHMLGSLALAHNGNLVNDQELRSTLELKGSLFHSSSDTEVFAHILTSHRLESQSLEEALSRTMDEVKGAYSLLVMSEDSLIAVRDPHGFRPLCLGKLEDGYVFASESCALDAVGAQFLRDIEPGEICIIDGKDGTIHSNKEHCKRVGSSLCVFELIYFARPDSVIDTISVHEARIRSGAFLALEHPSQADVVIGVPDSGIDAAIGYSRQSGIPYGIGFIKNKYIGRTFIQPKQGERESTVRIKLNPIGSTVRGKRVVLIDDSIVRGTTSKRIVKLLREAGAKEVHLRSSAPPFLFPCFYGTDIDSKKDLFACNHDHKAMEAILGVDSLGFLTTDQVIKLSDHPGIGFCRACFTGEYPCPKAL; encoded by the coding sequence ATGACCTCCCTCAATGAGGCGTGTGGTGTCTTTGGCATCTATAGTCCCTCCAAGGTTGCTGTCAACCATGCTTGTTTCAAGGGTCTGTATGCGTTGCAACATCGGGGGCAAGAGGGTTGTGGGATAGCCTTCAACTGCGAGGGTGTACTGAGCGTCGTCAAGGATGTAGGCTTGGTTGCCGATGTTTTTGAATACCCCCCAGAGCTTCCCTCATACTGCTCCAGGATGGCTATCGCCCATACCCGCTATGGGACGAGTGGAGAGAGAAGCCCGGAAAATATACAACCACTGATCTTTCACCATATGCTTGGAAGCCTTGCATTGGCGCACAATGGAAATCTGGTCAATGACCAGGAACTTCGCAGTACGCTGGAGTTGAAAGGCTCGCTCTTTCACTCCTCGAGCGATACAGAAGTGTTTGCCCATATCCTCACCAGCCACCGGTTGGAATCCCAAAGTCTGGAAGAGGCTCTCTCCAGAACCATGGATGAGGTGAAGGGGGCCTACTCTCTTCTAGTGATGAGCGAAGATTCGCTCATTGCTGTACGGGATCCCCATGGGTTCCGTCCCCTCTGCCTCGGTAAACTGGAAGATGGGTATGTATTTGCCAGTGAAAGTTGTGCGCTCGATGCTGTTGGGGCTCAGTTCCTTCGGGATATTGAGCCAGGGGAAATCTGCATCATTGACGGAAAGGATGGGACGATCCATTCCAATAAAGAGCATTGCAAGCGTGTGGGGTCCAGCCTCTGCGTCTTTGAACTCATCTATTTTGCGCGTCCCGACAGCGTCATAGACACTATCAGTGTCCATGAGGCAAGAATCCGCAGTGGGGCATTTCTCGCCCTGGAGCACCCTTCCCAGGCAGATGTGGTCATAGGTGTGCCTGACAGCGGGATTGATGCTGCAATCGGTTATTCCAGGCAGTCAGGGATCCCCTATGGGATTGGGTTTATCAAGAACAAGTACATCGGAAGGACATTCATCCAACCGAAGCAGGGTGAGCGGGAGAGTACGGTACGTATCAAACTCAATCCAATCGGCTCCACGGTACGTGGGAAACGTGTGGTCCTGATCGATGATTCCATCGTAAGGGGAACTACAAGCAAGCGTATTGTGAAGTTGCTCAGGGAAGCAGGAGCTAAAGAGGTTCATTTGCGCTCATCAGCCCCTCCCTTTCTGTTCCCCTGTTTTTACGGTACAGATATTGATTCAAAGAAAGATCTTTTTGCCTGTAATCATGACCATAAGGCCATGGAGGCAATCCTTGGTGTCGACTCACTTGGCTTCCTTACTACTGACCAAGTGATAAAACTTTCAGATCATCCGGGGATTGGGTTCTGCCGAGCATGTTTTACCGGTGAGTATCCCTGTCCCAAAGCGTTATAG
- the purM gene encoding phosphoribosylformylglycinamidine cyclo-ligase — MQAQRYADAGVDVRRGYKAVELMKKHVASTMIDGVRSDLGGFSGLFELNLEDTPHPVLVCGTDGVGTKLKIAFALDRHDSVGIDCVAMCVNDVICCGAKPRLFLDYIALGLLAPLKVEQIVKGVSKGCLQAGCALIGGETAEMPGFYQRGEYDLAGFCVAVAEKERIFDPSTIKSGDCLLALPSSGVHSNGFSLIRQVFDLDADPSLLFHWYEELGCTLGEELLTPTRIYVSEVLELAEKISIKGASHITGGGFYENIPRMLPLGLGAVIHGESIKQKPIFGLIQQTGSIPDEDMYATFNMGVGMVLAIEGKDAENALSLIPDAWVLGEVTESEGVVIT; from the coding sequence ATGCAAGCACAAAGATATGCAGATGCTGGAGTGGACGTGAGGCGGGGATATAAAGCCGTTGAGCTGATGAAGAAGCATGTGGCTTCCACCATGATTGACGGGGTCCGCTCCGATCTTGGAGGGTTCTCAGGTCTCTTTGAACTCAATCTGGAAGACACTCCCCACCCGGTTCTGGTGTGTGGTACTGATGGGGTAGGTACTAAGCTGAAGATAGCATTTGCCCTTGACCGTCATGATTCAGTAGGAATTGATTGTGTCGCCATGTGCGTCAACGATGTCATCTGCTGTGGTGCTAAGCCACGTCTCTTCCTTGATTACATTGCCTTGGGTCTGCTTGCACCTCTGAAAGTGGAACAGATTGTCAAAGGGGTTTCCAAGGGATGCCTGCAGGCGGGATGTGCTCTTATCGGGGGTGAGACCGCAGAGATGCCGGGTTTCTACCAGAGGGGAGAGTATGACCTTGCAGGATTCTGCGTAGCTGTGGCTGAAAAGGAAAGAATCTTCGACCCCTCCACTATTAAGAGTGGAGACTGCCTCCTGGCTCTCCCTTCCAGCGGGGTCCACTCCAATGGATTCTCCCTCATCAGGCAGGTCTTTGATTTGGATGCCGATCCTTCCTTGCTTTTTCATTGGTATGAGGAACTTGGCTGTACCCTGGGTGAAGAGTTGCTTACACCAACAAGAATCTATGTTTCCGAGGTGTTGGAACTCGCCGAAAAGATTTCCATAAAGGGGGCAAGCCACATTACCGGAGGGGGATTCTATGAGAATATTCCCAGGATGCTTCCCCTTGGCCTTGGAGCTGTCATCCATGGGGAATCGATCAAGCAGAAACCAATCTTTGGTCTCATCCAACAAACAGGATCAATTCCTGACGAGGACATGTATGCCACATTCAACATGGGAGTAGGAATGGTACTTGCCATCGAGGGAAAGGATGCTGAAAATGCTCTTTCCCTTATTCCTGATGCTTGGGTCCTTGGGGAAGTGACAGAATCAGAAGGGGTGGTGATTACATGA
- the purN gene encoding phosphoribosylglycinamide formyltransferase, with product MIRIAVLASGSGTNLQAMLDSADALLLRHGSVVLVVSDRSDAQALDRAKLKGIPAVALDKKQLKTARFETELLALLGTYRIDLVVLAGFLTILSGNVVRQYPDRILNIHPSLIPSFCGKGYYGRRVHEAALERGVKLSGATVHIVSEEADAGPILAQRSLEVLDGDTPESLAKRILETVEWKLLPETVEHYCQLLEYGMDLNRALQAQRYPGRGIVCGLNEEGKSIVAYFITARSEHSKNRRLVVDSGTVRTEAIDESLVKDPSLIIYRAMDTHETKLVVSNGDQSDTILSSLAEGEGMAEALESRTYEPDAPNYTSRISGLVDFSDGGAYTLSILRRKKEACERALFPYPHPRRGEGHLIHTYEGDGNPLPPFAGKPRQVVLKGSGGEIANQIWNSLDESYRVALCVRETNPSVGSFELFLINAESGR from the coding sequence ATGATCCGTATCGCTGTATTGGCAAGCGGGAGTGGGACCAATCTCCAGGCTATGCTTGATTCTGCTGATGCTCTCCTGCTCAGGCATGGCTCGGTTGTCCTGGTTGTCAGCGACAGAAGTGATGCACAAGCCCTAGATCGTGCAAAGCTGAAGGGGATTCCTGCTGTTGCCCTTGACAAAAAACAACTCAAGACGGCACGGTTTGAAACAGAACTCCTGGCTTTGCTTGGAACCTACCGCATAGATTTGGTGGTATTGGCTGGTTTTTTGACCATTCTCAGTGGCAATGTTGTGAGGCAGTATCCTGACAGGATTCTCAATATCCACCCCTCCCTGATACCCAGCTTCTGTGGAAAAGGGTATTATGGCAGGCGGGTGCATGAGGCTGCCTTGGAACGTGGGGTTAAACTCAGTGGGGCAACCGTGCACATCGTCAGTGAGGAAGCGGATGCCGGTCCGATACTCGCACAGCGCTCGCTCGAGGTGCTTGATGGCGATACGCCGGAGAGTCTGGCAAAGCGGATTCTGGAGACGGTCGAGTGGAAATTGCTTCCTGAAACCGTGGAGCACTATTGTCAATTATTGGAGTATGGAATGGATTTGAACAGAGCACTGCAGGCACAACGATATCCTGGAAGGGGTATTGTGTGTGGATTGAACGAAGAAGGAAAGAGTATTGTCGCCTACTTCATCACTGCCCGAAGTGAACACAGCAAAAACCGTCGACTGGTTGTAGATTCAGGGACTGTCAGAACTGAGGCGATTGATGAGAGCTTGGTCAAGGATCCATCCTTGATCATCTACCGTGCGATGGATACGCATGAAACCAAGCTTGTGGTTTCTAATGGCGACCAGAGTGATACCATCCTCTCCTCGCTTGCTGAAGGCGAGGGAATGGCAGAGGCACTTGAGAGCCGTACCTATGAACCCGATGCTCCGAACTATACCAGCCGTATCAGTGGATTGGTTGATTTCTCTGATGGGGGGGCGTATACCCTCTCCATCTTGAGAAGGAAGAAGGAAGCGTGTGAGAGAGCCCTCTTTCCCTACCCACATCCAAGGAGAGGGGAGGGCCATCTCATCCATACCTATGAAGGGGATGGTAATCCACTTCCCCCATTTGCCGGCAAACCGAGACAAGTTGTTTTGAAGGGATCGGGAGGGGAGATTGCCAACCAGATATGGAATAGTCTTGATGAATCGTATCGGGTTGCACTCTGTGTTCGGGAGACCAATCCTTCAGTCGGTTCCTTTGAGTTGTTCTTGATTAATGCAGAGAGTGGGAGGTAG
- a CDS encoding phosphoribosylaminoimidazolecarboxamide formyltransferase, giving the protein MDHLDLKYGCNPNQGHARINMDIGDLPLQVLCGSPGYINLLDALNGWQLVSQLAEATGLSAAASFKHVSPAGAAVSLALNETERRMYFIGEHEELSPLATAYVRARGADRMSSFGDFISLSDCCDVQTAKIIKREVSDGVIAPSYEPEALALLQKKKGGKYVVLQIDSSYEPPMLETRSVYGITFTQERNTAVLDASVLQPIVTQNKDLTEEARLDLLVALNALKYTQSNSVCFAKRGQTIGVGAGQQSRIHCTRLAGEKADAWHLRQSRQVLDLPFLPSLSRNEKDNAVEAYLRSEIQDPGHYFSEDVPLLTDEEKRDILASISGVSLASDAFFPFRDNIDRAAHSGVSYIVQSGGSLRDDAVVKACDEHGILMICNAIRLFHH; this is encoded by the coding sequence GTGGATCATTTGGATTTGAAGTATGGATGCAATCCCAACCAAGGACATGCACGTATCAACATGGATATTGGAGATCTTCCTTTGCAGGTGTTATGCGGAAGCCCTGGATATATCAATTTGCTGGATGCACTGAACGGATGGCAGTTGGTCAGCCAGCTTGCAGAGGCTACCGGTCTCAGTGCAGCAGCCTCGTTCAAGCATGTCAGTCCGGCAGGAGCTGCTGTTTCTCTTGCATTGAATGAGACAGAACGCAGGATGTACTTCATTGGGGAGCATGAGGAACTTTCTCCGCTAGCCACTGCCTATGTACGTGCCCGAGGGGCGGACCGTATGTCTTCCTTCGGTGATTTCATCAGTCTCAGTGATTGCTGTGATGTGCAAACAGCAAAGATCATCAAGCGGGAAGTTTCTGACGGGGTTATTGCTCCCTCCTACGAACCTGAGGCGCTTGCCTTGTTGCAGAAAAAGAAAGGCGGCAAGTATGTCGTATTGCAGATTGATTCCAGTTATGAACCACCTATGCTGGAGACGAGAAGTGTCTATGGAATTACTTTCACCCAAGAGCGGAATACTGCAGTACTGGATGCATCTGTCCTTCAGCCGATCGTCACACAGAACAAGGATTTGACAGAGGAGGCCCGTCTTGACCTGCTTGTTGCTCTCAATGCACTGAAGTATACGCAGTCGAATTCTGTATGTTTCGCGAAGCGTGGGCAGACAATCGGGGTGGGCGCAGGACAGCAATCCAGAATCCATTGCACCCGTCTTGCGGGGGAAAAGGCCGATGCCTGGCACCTACGTCAGTCCAGGCAGGTCCTTGACCTTCCCTTCCTTCCCTCCTTGAGCAGGAATGAGAAGGATAATGCAGTGGAAGCATATTTGCGCTCAGAGATCCAGGACCCTGGGCACTATTTCAGTGAGGATGTGCCCCTGCTCACAGACGAGGAGAAACGGGATATCCTAGCCTCAATTTCCGGAGTAAGCCTTGCCAGTGATGCCTTCTTCCCTTTCAGGGACAATATAGACAGGGCAGCGCACAGTGGTGTTTCCTATATCGTGCAGAGTGGAGGTTCCCTGCGTGACGATGCAGTGGTCAAGGCATGTGACGAACATGGCATCCTGATGATTTGCAATGCGATCCGTCTCTTTCATCACTAG
- the purD gene encoding phosphoribosylamine--glycine ligase — MRILIIGSGGREHALAAAIANSKNATELFCIGHNAGIASIATMVSIPLGDHCWIAEFAVQHAIEFAVIGPDEALVGGLVDVLEAQGIPCFGPTKVASQLEGSKSYAKAFMMRNHIPTPSYEVFTDIVSACEYLSQSSFPVVVKADGLALGKGVVIAETLEEAEEALQAMMVEKIFASSGQTVVIEEFVTGPEVSLLVLSDGTHVKPLVSCMDHKRAYDGDKGPNTGGMGVIAPNPFYTEQVAAECMESIVLPTIAALKREGSPFVGCLFFGLMLTSGGPVIIEYNCRFGDPEAEVALTLLEGDALEILLSCRNGTLDCVPVVSRRESACSVTLASGGYPVSYEKGKVITISDLPRNTTLYHGGTTYDEHGDLLTDGGRVLHVVGTGETLAKAIRVAYEAVDAVTYEGKQYRRDIGKRALQEEEHGSSCIHNPGE; from the coding sequence ATGCGTATCCTCATCATCGGTTCAGGCGGCCGTGAACACGCCTTGGCAGCAGCAATTGCAAACAGTAAGAACGCAACTGAGTTGTTCTGTATCGGGCATAATGCAGGAATTGCATCCATTGCAACCATGGTCTCCATCCCGCTTGGTGACCACTGTTGGATTGCTGAATTTGCAGTGCAGCATGCAATTGAGTTTGCAGTAATCGGACCCGATGAAGCACTGGTCGGTGGGCTCGTAGATGTATTGGAGGCACAGGGGATTCCCTGTTTTGGTCCAACCAAGGTGGCAAGCCAGCTTGAGGGGAGTAAATCCTATGCCAAGGCTTTTATGATGCGAAATCATATTCCCACTCCTTCCTATGAGGTATTTACCGATATTGTGTCTGCATGTGAGTACCTGTCACAAAGTTCTTTTCCTGTGGTGGTCAAAGCTGATGGTCTTGCCCTCGGTAAAGGGGTAGTCATCGCTGAGACTCTTGAGGAGGCTGAAGAGGCTCTGCAAGCAATGATGGTCGAGAAAATCTTTGCATCCAGTGGGCAGACAGTGGTGATTGAGGAGTTTGTCACTGGGCCTGAGGTGTCCTTGCTTGTCTTGAGTGATGGAACGCATGTGAAGCCTCTGGTCAGTTGCATGGACCATAAGCGTGCCTATGATGGGGACAAGGGACCTAATACCGGAGGTATGGGGGTCATAGCCCCAAATCCGTTTTACACTGAGCAGGTGGCAGCAGAGTGTATGGAAAGCATCGTGCTTCCTACCATTGCAGCACTCAAGAGAGAAGGCAGTCCGTTTGTGGGCTGTCTCTTTTTTGGTCTCATGCTCACCTCTGGGGGCCCTGTGATCATTGAATACAATTGTCGCTTCGGGGATCCAGAGGCTGAGGTTGCACTCACCCTTTTGGAAGGTGATGCATTGGAAATTCTGTTGTCTTGCAGGAATGGCACCCTCGATTGTGTTCCGGTGGTGAGCAGAAGGGAATCTGCATGCTCTGTGACGCTTGCCAGTGGTGGCTACCCAGTCAGCTATGAGAAGGGAAAAGTTATCACCATCAGCGATCTTCCCCGGAATACTACGCTTTATCATGGTGGAACTACCTATGATGAACATGGCGATTTACTGACTGATGGGGGAAGGGTCCTCCATGTGGTGGGAACCGGTGAAACATTGGCAAAAGCGATACGTGTGGCGTATGAGGCAGTGGATGCTGTTACCTATGAGGGGAAGCAGTATCGAAGGGATATTGGGAAGAGAGCATTGCAGGAGGAAGAGCATGGTTCGTCGTGTATACATAACCCGGGAGAGTAA